In Helianthus annuus cultivar XRQ/B chromosome 9, HanXRQr2.0-SUNRISE, whole genome shotgun sequence, the following are encoded in one genomic region:
- the LOC110876513 gene encoding uncharacterized protein LOC110876513 has translation MGDKTEKTGSDSGNHTPSLHPVYTVTNIQHKVRVLDGSKVTYSSWVKLFQLNARGYKVLDHIDGTLPPEEGDPNRASWLEIDAIVLQWIYSTVSDDLLVRILETESTALEAWNRLKKIFLNNKGPRAAALEKAFTNLTLKSMPSLHDYCHKLREIAGQLADVDQPVSESRLIIQLVSGLPPEYDVIAAQLNKDLPP, from the coding sequence ATGGGCGACAAAACAGAGAAGACCGGCTCTGATTCCGGTAATCACACCCCCTCACTTCATCCAGTGTACACTGTTACAAACATTCAACACAAGGTCCGGGTTCTGGACGGCAGTAAAGTGACCTATTCTTCGTGGGTCAAGTTGTTCCAGTTGAACGCCCGTGGATACAAGGTTCTAGACCACATTGACGGAACCCTGCCGCCGGAGGAAGGCGACCCGAACCGAGCCTCATGGCTTGAGATTGATGCAATCGTACTACAGTGGATTTATTCCACTGTCTCCGACGATCTATTGGTCCGTATTCTTGAAACTGAATCCACGGCCCTTGAAGCTTGGAACCGATTAAAGAAGATTTTTCTCAATAACAAAGGTCCCCGTGCTGCCGCCTTGGAAAAAGCTTTCACCAATCTGACCCTCAAATCAATGCCCTCTCTCCATGACTACTGTCACAAACTTAGGGAGATTGCCGGTCAACTCGCCGACGTCGATCAGCCCGTGTCTGAAAGTCGCCTTATCATTCAACTTGTGAGTGGCCTTCCGCCCGAATACGACGTCATTGCTGCTCAACTCAACAAAGATCTTCCCCCGTAG
- the LOC110879004 gene encoding glycine-rich domain-containing protein 1 isoform X1, which yields MVRIKMDMEQESEWNAAQNISISENLLDAAKRQLQFLQVVDRNRWLYQGPALQWAIYRYNACWLPLLAKHSDSPITEGPLVVPLDCEWVWHCHRLNPVRYKSDCEEFYEKILDNCNVASSVQGISKSETEEIWNKLYPDEPYDFDMTRAFSTEAVYKTQSFSKYDFALAIERQSPFYYQVSRPHVKSDLFLEAAVARYKGFLHIIRRNRERSVKRFCVPTYDIDLIWHTHQLHPASYCKDLTELIGKVLEHDDTDQNRAKGQKLDTGFSETTKQWEETFGSRYWRAGAMYRGAAPSPVATAPCIPEITVSNSDSTRGFERLIDGPKTSYIEVLLEFVEIKNLPESNKGKVNVLFSKAQPDGIFNVKRKLTIQSETGQKQVAIFQCQPSGYLLFELVSQSTKAKTIGTCYISMEEFFGPVYKLSVERWLDLAPSSGTVGSELISLRVAASCTLPIPAPHVAQMLQTSRITTRSCFSPLSSMVRFTKSWSLIIDPAGDEIIRLRMRELKRSKSTDKSSTKEIHARTKAGETLVVGQFIGQEWSLLDSVWSLKPENTNNKDSALLLTGPHMVKLVTGRKLDYEPKHVHKQTNERNFMTAIEFSVDHPYGKAVALIDLKTGLLTLQEDWFALAGIVSAFVASKHFHKGRI from the exons ATG GTGAGAATCAAAATGGACATGGAACAAGAGTCAGAGTGGAACGCAGCACAGAATATTTCAATAAGTGAAAATCTCTTGGATGCTGCTAAGCGTCAACTGCAGTTTCTTCAAGTTGTAGATAGAAACCGTTGGCTTTATCAAGGCCCGGCCTTACAATGGGCAATCTATAG GTACAATGCATGCTGGCTTCCGTTGCTTGCTAAACATTCCGATTCTCCGATCACCGAAGGACCTTTAGTTGTTCCTCTTGATTGCGAATGGGTTTGGCACTGCCACAGGCTCAATCCA GTTAGATACAAATCTGATTGTGAAGAATTTTACGAAAAGATTCTTGACAATTGTAACGTTGCGTCGTCTGTTCAAGGAATATCGAAAAGCGAAACGGAAGAAATATGGAACAAACTATACCCTGACGAGCCCTATGACTTTGACATGACACGCGCTTTCTCAACTGAAGCTGTATATAAAACTCAAAGCTTTTCGAAATATGATTTTGCTTTGGCTATTGAAAGACAAAGCCCGTTCTATTATCAGGTATCCAGACCCCATGTGAAGAGCGATCTATTTCTCGAAGCAGCTGTAGCAAGATACAAAGGCTTTTTGCATATCATCAGGAGAAACAGGGAACGATCCGTAAAACGGTTTTGTGTTCCGACTTATGATATCGATCTGATTTGGCATACTCACCAGTTACATCCCGCTTCCTACTGCAAAGATCTTACAGAATTAATAGGAAAAGTTCTTGAGCATGATGACACGGATCAAAACCGAGCAAAAGGTCAGAAACTGGACACGGGGTTTTCCGAAACTACCAAACAATGGGAGGAAACATTCGGTTCACGGTATTGGCGGGCAGGGGCGATGTATAGAGGTGCCGCCCCGTCTCCTGTAGCTACCGCTCCTTGCATACCGGAGATTACTGTCAGTAATTCTGATTCGACTAGAGGGTTTGAGCGGTTGATTGACGGCCCTAAAACAAGCTACATTGAAGTCCTTTTGGAGTTTGTAGAAATTAAGAACCTGCCAGAGAGTAATAAGGGAAAAGTCAACGTCTTGTTCAGCAAGGCACAACCTGACGGAATATTCAACGTGAAAAGGAAACTCACCATCCAATCTGAGACAGGCCAGAAACAGGTTGCAATATTCCAGTGTCAACCTAGCGGATATTTGTTATTTGAACTTGTGTCTCAATCAACAAAGGCCAAAACCATCGGTACTTGTTATATATCTATGGAAGAATTCTTTGGCCCTGTTTATAAACTCTCGGTGGAAAGATGGTTGGATTTGGCTCCTAGTTCAGGCACTGTTGGTTCTGAATTAATCAGTCTACGAGTTGCAGCATCGTGTACTTTGCCGATTCCAGCACCACATGTGGCTCAGATGTTACAAACTTCCCGTATTACAACAAGATCTTGCTTTTCTCCGCTTTCGAGTATGGTTCGGTTCACCAAGAGTTGGAGCTTGATTATAGACCCAGCTGGTGATGAGATTATCAGACTTCGAATGAG GGAGTTGAAAAGAAGTAAAAGTACAGACAAGTCATCAACTAAAGAGATACATGCGCGCACAAAAGCAGGAGAAACACTTGTTGTTGGACAATTTATAGGGCAAGAGTGGTCTTTACTGGATTCTGTATGGTCCCTTAAGCCCGAGAACACCAACAACAAAGATTCCGCCCTCCTGCTCACCGGCCCGCACATG GTTAAACTCGTTACTGGTAGAAAGCTTGATTATGAGCCAAAGCACGTCCATAAGCAAACAAACGAACGCAATTTCATGACGGCAATTGAGTTTTCAGTTGACCACCCGTATGGGAAAGCAGTAGCGTTGATTGACCTCAAAACTGGACTGTTGACG ttacaagaagattggtttGCATTGGCTGGAATAGTTTCAGCTTTTGTAGCATCAAAACACTTTCACAAAGGAAGAATATAA
- the LOC110879004 gene encoding glycine-rich domain-containing protein 1 isoform X2, with protein MDMEQESEWNAAQNISISENLLDAAKRQLQFLQVVDRNRWLYQGPALQWAIYRYNACWLPLLAKHSDSPITEGPLVVPLDCEWVWHCHRLNPVRYKSDCEEFYEKILDNCNVASSVQGISKSETEEIWNKLYPDEPYDFDMTRAFSTEAVYKTQSFSKYDFALAIERQSPFYYQVSRPHVKSDLFLEAAVARYKGFLHIIRRNRERSVKRFCVPTYDIDLIWHTHQLHPASYCKDLTELIGKVLEHDDTDQNRAKGQKLDTGFSETTKQWEETFGSRYWRAGAMYRGAAPSPVATAPCIPEITVSNSDSTRGFERLIDGPKTSYIEVLLEFVEIKNLPESNKGKVNVLFSKAQPDGIFNVKRKLTIQSETGQKQVAIFQCQPSGYLLFELVSQSTKAKTIGTCYISMEEFFGPVYKLSVERWLDLAPSSGTVGSELISLRVAASCTLPIPAPHVAQMLQTSRITTRSCFSPLSSMVRFTKSWSLIIDPAGDEIIRLRMRELKRSKSTDKSSTKEIHARTKAGETLVVGQFIGQEWSLLDSVWSLKPENTNNKDSALLLTGPHMVKLVTGRKLDYEPKHVHKQTNERNFMTAIEFSVDHPYGKAVALIDLKTGLLTLQEDWFALAGIVSAFVASKHFHKGRI; from the exons ATGGACATGGAACAAGAGTCAGAGTGGAACGCAGCACAGAATATTTCAATAAGTGAAAATCTCTTGGATGCTGCTAAGCGTCAACTGCAGTTTCTTCAAGTTGTAGATAGAAACCGTTGGCTTTATCAAGGCCCGGCCTTACAATGGGCAATCTATAG GTACAATGCATGCTGGCTTCCGTTGCTTGCTAAACATTCCGATTCTCCGATCACCGAAGGACCTTTAGTTGTTCCTCTTGATTGCGAATGGGTTTGGCACTGCCACAGGCTCAATCCA GTTAGATACAAATCTGATTGTGAAGAATTTTACGAAAAGATTCTTGACAATTGTAACGTTGCGTCGTCTGTTCAAGGAATATCGAAAAGCGAAACGGAAGAAATATGGAACAAACTATACCCTGACGAGCCCTATGACTTTGACATGACACGCGCTTTCTCAACTGAAGCTGTATATAAAACTCAAAGCTTTTCGAAATATGATTTTGCTTTGGCTATTGAAAGACAAAGCCCGTTCTATTATCAGGTATCCAGACCCCATGTGAAGAGCGATCTATTTCTCGAAGCAGCTGTAGCAAGATACAAAGGCTTTTTGCATATCATCAGGAGAAACAGGGAACGATCCGTAAAACGGTTTTGTGTTCCGACTTATGATATCGATCTGATTTGGCATACTCACCAGTTACATCCCGCTTCCTACTGCAAAGATCTTACAGAATTAATAGGAAAAGTTCTTGAGCATGATGACACGGATCAAAACCGAGCAAAAGGTCAGAAACTGGACACGGGGTTTTCCGAAACTACCAAACAATGGGAGGAAACATTCGGTTCACGGTATTGGCGGGCAGGGGCGATGTATAGAGGTGCCGCCCCGTCTCCTGTAGCTACCGCTCCTTGCATACCGGAGATTACTGTCAGTAATTCTGATTCGACTAGAGGGTTTGAGCGGTTGATTGACGGCCCTAAAACAAGCTACATTGAAGTCCTTTTGGAGTTTGTAGAAATTAAGAACCTGCCAGAGAGTAATAAGGGAAAAGTCAACGTCTTGTTCAGCAAGGCACAACCTGACGGAATATTCAACGTGAAAAGGAAACTCACCATCCAATCTGAGACAGGCCAGAAACAGGTTGCAATATTCCAGTGTCAACCTAGCGGATATTTGTTATTTGAACTTGTGTCTCAATCAACAAAGGCCAAAACCATCGGTACTTGTTATATATCTATGGAAGAATTCTTTGGCCCTGTTTATAAACTCTCGGTGGAAAGATGGTTGGATTTGGCTCCTAGTTCAGGCACTGTTGGTTCTGAATTAATCAGTCTACGAGTTGCAGCATCGTGTACTTTGCCGATTCCAGCACCACATGTGGCTCAGATGTTACAAACTTCCCGTATTACAACAAGATCTTGCTTTTCTCCGCTTTCGAGTATGGTTCGGTTCACCAAGAGTTGGAGCTTGATTATAGACCCAGCTGGTGATGAGATTATCAGACTTCGAATGAG GGAGTTGAAAAGAAGTAAAAGTACAGACAAGTCATCAACTAAAGAGATACATGCGCGCACAAAAGCAGGAGAAACACTTGTTGTTGGACAATTTATAGGGCAAGAGTGGTCTTTACTGGATTCTGTATGGTCCCTTAAGCCCGAGAACACCAACAACAAAGATTCCGCCCTCCTGCTCACCGGCCCGCACATG GTTAAACTCGTTACTGGTAGAAAGCTTGATTATGAGCCAAAGCACGTCCATAAGCAAACAAACGAACGCAATTTCATGACGGCAATTGAGTTTTCAGTTGACCACCCGTATGGGAAAGCAGTAGCGTTGATTGACCTCAAAACTGGACTGTTGACG ttacaagaagattggtttGCATTGGCTGGAATAGTTTCAGCTTTTGTAGCATCAAAACACTTTCACAAAGGAAGAATATAA